The proteins below come from a single Mangifera indica cultivar Alphonso chromosome 16, CATAS_Mindica_2.1, whole genome shotgun sequence genomic window:
- the LOC123199038 gene encoding probable N-acetyltransferase HLS1 has protein sequence MIMNVENNMEGVVRVREFDPNRDGLSVEQVENRCEVGPSGKLCLFTDLLGDPICRVRHSPAFLMLVAEIGDEIVGMIRGCIKTVTCGKRLSRNGKSNNNKPLPVYTKLAYILGLRVSPAHRRMGIGLKLVKRMEEWFRESGAEYSYLATENDNDASVKLFTGKCGYSKFRTPSILVNPVYAHQVAVPKQVTIIQLGAYEAELFYRRKFATTEFFPRDIDSVLKNRLSLGTFLAVPRGTYSPKTWPGSDVFLLNPPESWAVMSVWNCNDVFKLEVRGASSVRRTLAKTTRILDRVLPWLKIPSIPQLFRPFGLHFIYGLGGEGPRAVKLVKALCGYAHNLAKDRGCGVVATEVASEDPLKRGIPHWKALSCAEDLWCIKRLGEDYSDGSVGDWTKSPPGLSIFVDPREF, from the exons atgaTTATGAATGTGGAGAACAATATGGAAGGAGTGGTGAGGGTGAGAGAGTTTGATCCAAACAGAGATGGATTAAGCGTTGAACAAGTGGAGAATAGATGCGAGGTTGGCCCCAGCGGCAAACTCTGTTTGTTCACCGACCTCTTGGGTGATCCTATTTGCAGGGTCCGCCATTCTCCTGCTTTTCTAATGCTG GTGGCTGAGATAGGCGATGAAATAGTTGGCATGATAAGAGGCTGCATCAAAACGGTTACATGTGGCAAAAGACTCTCTCGAAACGGCAAAAGTAATAACAATAAACCTCTCCCTGTTTACACCAAACTCGCCTACATATTAGGCCTCCGCGTCTCCCCCGCTCACCG gCGGATGGGAATCGGTTTGAAGCTTGTTAAGAGAATGGAGGAGTGGTTCAGAGAGAGTGGCGCTGAGTATTCATATCTCGCTACCGAAAACGACAACGACGCTTCCGTCAAGCTGTTCACTGGCAAATGTGGTTACTCGAAGTTTCGAACACCGTCTATCCTGGTCAACCCGGTCTACGCTCACCAAGTTGCCGTTCCGAAACAGGTGACGATCATTCAACTCGGTGCTTACGAGGCCGAGCTTTTTTACCGTCGAAAATTTGCTACCACCGAGTTCTTCCCTCGCGACATTGACTCGGTGCTGAAAAACAGGCTTAGCTTGGGAACCTTTTTAGCGGTGCCACGTGGCACTTACTCACCCAAGACGTGGCCCGGGTCGGATGTGTTTTTATTGAATCCGCCAGAGTCGTGGGCGGTGATGAGTGTTTGGAACTGTAATGACGTTTTTAAACTTGAGGTACGTGGCGCGTCAAGCGTGAGGCGTACGCTGGCCAAAACAACGCGGATTCTGGATCGAGTTTTGCCTTGGTTGAAAATACCATCCATACCTCAGCTGTTTAGGCCGTTTGgattacattttatttatggCTTAGGTGGCGAAGGCCCACGCGCGGTGAAGTTGGTGAAAGCATTGTGTGGTTACGCGCATAACCTGGCAAAAGACCGTGGGTGCGGGGTGGTGGCTACGGAGGTAGCAAGTGAGGACCCGCTCAAGCGAGGAATCCCACACTGGAAAGCGCTATCGTGCGCCGAGGACTTATGGTGCATCAAAAGACTCGGAGAAGACTACAGTGACGGCTCTGTCGGTGATTGGACTAAATCACCCCCTGGATTGTCCATTTTTGTTGACCCAAGAGAGTTCTAA
- the LOC123199421 gene encoding LOW QUALITY PROTEIN: BTB/POZ domain-containing protein NPY4-like (The sequence of the model RefSeq protein was modified relative to this genomic sequence to represent the inferred CDS: deleted 2 bases in 1 codon): MKFMKLGSKPDSFQTKGDNIRYVATELVTDIAVNVGDVKFSLHKFPLLSRSARLQKLVATANDDASDEINIQDIPGGPAAFEICAKFCYGITVTLNAYNVVAARCAAEFLEMYETVEKGNLVYKIDVFLNSSIFCSWKDSIIVLQTTRSLLSWSEDLKIVSRCLESLATKASVDTSMVEWSYTYNRRKLPSENGNDPLWNGVRKPQLVPKDWWVEDLCELHIDLYKRVITTIKTKGRVSGDIIGEALSAYAVRRLPGFSKGMTKNVDVTKYRALAEAILWLLPTERGSVPCGFLLKLLRAAILLECGEAERRELMRKIGHQLEEATVADLSFQAPPGETTVYDVDMVQCLVGEFITYEQSAHTGFPIENEIKEIRGPGIVTDASKVKVAKLVDGYLAEIAQDPNLPLTKFVNLAEIVSNFPRLSHDGLYCAIDMYLKQHPGISKSERKRICRLMDCRKLSAEACMHVVQNERLPLRVVVQVLFFEQIRASTSAAGNSTPDIPASMRSLLPGGSHGSSQSTTANTEEDWDVVATTKDIRALKGELATLRLSGNKIWNDGAKNAKIVAGKMKGVVLMSKVFSKLRSGNERNCEISSSDTSESPSPGSATADQTKLTPSRSRRHSES; this comes from the exons ATGAAGTTTATGAAACTTGGGTCGAAGCCTGATTCATTTCAGACCAAGGGAGACAATATTAG GTATGTGGCTACTGAGTTAGTAACAGACATAGCTGTTAATGTCGGGGATGTGAAATTCAGTCTGCATAAG TTTCCCCTTCTATCCAGGAGTGCACGCTTGCAGAAGCTGGTTGCAACAGCAAATGATGATGCCAGTGACGAAATTAACATCCAGGATATTCCTGGTGGGCCTGCAGCTTTTGAAATATGTGCCAAGTTCTGTTATGGTATCACAGTCACTCTCAATGCATACAATGTGGTTGCAGCTCGATGTGCAGCAGAATTCCTTGAGATGTATGAAACAGTTGAAAAGGGCAACCTAGTTTACAAAATTGATGTCTTTCTCAACTCTAGCATCTTCTGTAGCTGGAAAGATTCAATTATTGTTCTTCAAACTACAAGGTCGCTTCTTTCATGGTCAGAGGATCTTAAGATTGTCAGCCGCTGTCTTGAGTCCCTAGCTACCAAGGCTTCAGTTGATACTTCCATGGTGGAATGGTCATATACCTATAACAGGAGAAAACTTCCATCTGAAAATGGGAATGATCCTCTCTGGAATGGTGTTAGAAAACCACAATTGGTTCCAAAGGACTGGTGGGTGGAAGATCTCTGTGAGCTTCATATAGATTTATATAAGAGGGTGATAAcaacaatcaaaacaaaaggAAGAGTTTCTGGTGACATAATTGGAGAGGCCTTGAGTGCATATGCCGTGCGAAGGTTACCAGGGTTTAGCAAGGGTATGACAAAGAATGTTGATGTAACTAAGTATAGAGCTTTAGCGGAGGCCATTCTTTGGCTGTTGCCCACAGAGAGAGGTAGTGTTCCCTGTGGCTTCCTGCTTAAGTTGTTAAGAGCTGCAATTTTATTAGAATGTGGAGAAGCAGAAAGAAGAGAATTGATGAGGAAAATTGGCCACCAGCTAGAGGAAGCTACGGTGGCTGATCTTTCGTTCCAAGCTCCACCTGGGGAAACGACAGTATATGATGTTGATATGGTGCAATGCCTAGTTGGAGAGTTCATAACATATGAGCAGAGTGCTCACACTGGGTTTCctatagaaaatgaaataaaggaGATTAGAGGCCCTGGAATAGTAACAGATGCTTCAAAGGTGAAGGTAGCAAAGCTGGTTGATGGCTACCTTGCTGAAATTGCCCAGGATCCCAACCTACCTCTTACAAAATTTGTCAATCTTGCTGAAATTGTGTCAAATTTCCCTAGACTGTCCCATGATGGACTTTACTGTGCCATTGACATGTATCTGAAG CAACACCCTGGGATTAGCAAAAGTGAGAGGAAGAGAATCTGCAGGTTGATGGACTGCAGGAAATTATCAGCGgaagcatgcatgcatgtggTGCAAAATGAGCGACTTCCCTTGCGAGTGGTTGTGCAAGTCCTCTTCTTTGAGCAGATAAGAGCCTCAACATCAGCTGCTGGCAACAGCACGCCTGACATACCAGCGTCCATGAGGTCCTTACTCCCTGGTGGATCTCATGGGAGTTCACAGTCTACTACAGCCAACACTGAGGAGGATTGGGATGTGGTGGCAACTACCAAGGATATAAGGGCTTTGAAGGGGGAGCTTGCAACTCTAAGATTATCAGGCAATAAAATCTGGAATGATGGTGCAAAAAATGCG AAAATTGTTGCGGGTAAAATGAAAGGTGTTGTTCTCATGTCAAAAGTCTTTTCAAAGCTCAGGTCAGGCAATGaaagaaattgtgaaattaGTAGCTCGGATACATCTGAGAGCCCAAGTCCTGGTTCTGCTACAGCAGACCAAACAAAGTTGACCCCTTCTAGGAGTAGGAGGCATTCAGAATCTTAG
- the LOC123198853 gene encoding uncharacterized protein LOC123198853 — translation MEPRYSGEILKHLEKQNELLNEVHRSMSHELHKLQVEEEMLMRKFYELMTAQSLNRKKEDPVNVSDDSGDGNSTALVCLTSSDQQ, via the exons ATGGAGCCACGTTATTCTGGAGAAATTTTGAA GCATTTGGAGAAGCAGAATGAGCTTCTTAACGAGGTCCACAGATCAATGTCTCATGAGTTGCATAAACTTCAG GTTGAGGAAGAGATGTTGATGCGTAAATTTTATGAGCTTATGACAGCACAGAGTCTTAATAGAAAG aaagaagaccctgttaaTGTTTCAGATGATAGTGGAGATGGAAACTCCACTGCCTTAGTGTGTTTAACTAGTAGTGATCAACAGTAA
- the LOC123198729 gene encoding glucan endo-1,3-beta-glucosidase 13 translates to MLKMKLLFQFFLICLLGLTVTGQESFQLLNLYDTSSPGSLQASSHSALPIAVSVSVDNLNEISGSVLVAESWLRNYVLAHYPASKITTIVVGNNVLCQKEQKHNWVLILPALKNIYYSLTRWGLQRDIKVSPAFSSNCLQPHLAEKFMKPLLKFLLAANSTFSLNPPPMLNLLSDKATTNTFVSSQFESIKSLGFLTPNTINVLIHIPREAKPRSRKLSDSDSKVINPYPARPTPLPEISPIHSSIGYSIPAHVVKSPQPPLSHSTSSPPLTFPSDSPPPLTFPSDSPPPLTFPSDSPPPMPFYMAPEVPPETFPAPPPYGLSSPPCNPIDNTVAPSPEPTGVVQSLWCVAKPSVPAETLQEAMDYACGDGGADCAEIVPNGRCFYPDTVVAHASYAFNSYWQKNKRNGGTCSFGGTAMVINADPSYLHCRFVLS, encoded by the exons ATGTTGAAGATGAAGTTGCTCTTTCAATTTTTCCTTATTTGCTTACTGGGTCTTACAG TTACAGGTCAAGAAAGTTTTCAGCTTCTTAATCTCTATGACACTAGCTCTCCAGGATCTCTTCAAGCTTCCTCTCACTCTGCTCTGCCTATAGCAGTTTCTGTGAGTGTTGATAACCTGAATGAAATCTCTGGCAGTGTTTTAGTGGCTGAGAGTTGGCTTAGGAATTATGTTCTGGCTCACTACCCGGCCTCCAAAATCACCACCATTGTTGTGGGTAACAATGTTCTTTGCCAGAAGGAACAAAAGCACAACTGGGTTCTTATTCTACCAGCTCTAAAGAACATTTATTACTCTCTTACAAGGTGGGGTTTGCAGAGAGATATCAAAGTCTCTCCAGCTTTCTCTTCCAACTGCTTACAGCCACATTTGGCTGAGAAATTTATGAAACCTTTGTTGAAGTTTCTCCTTGCTGCAAACTCCACTTTCTCCTTAAACCCTCCTCCAATGTTGAATCTTTTATCAGATAAAGCTACAACCAACACCTTTGTGTCTTCTCAGTTCGAGTCTATAAAAAGTCTTGGATTTTTAACACCCAACACCATTAATGTTTTGATCCACATTCCCAGAGAAGCAAAACCAAGAAGCAGAAAGCTCTCAGATTCTGATTCCAAGGTTATAAACCCATACCCAGCAAGACCAACACCATTACCAGAAATCTCCCCAATTCACTCCTCTATAGGCTACTCCATTCCAGCCCATGTGGTCAAATCTCCACAGCCCCCTCTATCACACTCGACTTCTTCACCACCATTAACTTTTCCTTCAGATTCTCCACCACCGCTGACTTTTCCTTCAGACTCTCCACCACCACTGACTTTTCCTTCAGACTCTCCACCACCAATGCCTTTCTATATGGCGCCAGAAGTGCCACCTGAGACTTTTCCAGCCCCACCGCCTTATGGTCTCTCTTCGCCTCCTTGTAATCCAATTGATAACACTGTGGCTCCATCACCTGAGCCTACAGGGGTGGTACAGAGTTTATGGTGTGTAGCTAAGCCTAGTGTTCCAGCTGAGACTCTGCAGGAAGCAATGGACTATGCTTGTGGTGACGGTGGTGCTGATTGTGCGGAGATCGTGCCTAATGGGAGATGTTTCTATCCTGATACTGTTGTAGCTCATGCCTCTTACGCTTTCAATAGTTACTGGcagaaaaacaagagaaatggAGGAACTTGTAGCTTTGGAGGGACTGCTATGGTCATCAATGCTGATCCCA GTTATCTTCACTGTCGGTTTGTTCTCAGCTGA